Genomic segment of Colletotrichum destructivum chromosome 5, complete sequence:
TTTAGAGCATGGCCTTCAGCAGTTGGTCAGGGTGAAGCTCATGAGCTGCATGTCATTCAGTTCTGTATTATCAGGCCCTTCTAAACATTTCCGTTCTCAGATCATGGGCCAACATCATTGGCGAGGACTCGGAGTGGGTGTTCTCGGTTGTGGATATTCTGGCAGGCTCCTGGTGATGTGACCCTGGCGCTATCACATCTCTAGCCGCTCCCGGCGACACCGGAAGCGCTTCACAGAGGAATTGCCAAGATCAAACAGATGCTTGGCCCTGGCGTCAGTCATGGTCAGGGCTCGGGGCTATCCGCGCGTGTAAATGACCCAGGCAATGACACAACATGTAGGCGGCTTTGAGAGCTACGAGCCAACATGGATCGGTTGAAGGACATTAAGGTCAAGCAACCAAGCGGCCTCCATTTGGCGGAACTTTTGCATTTCATGCTCCAACGGCACATGGAACATCCCTAGGCGGTGTAAAGCGCTTGTGTGACTGATCTGGTTGGATGAAAGAGTGGGGCTTGAACAAACATCGGCTGGCTAACCTCCTCTCAGATCTTCGAGACACCTCACCATCTTACTTCATCTACAGGCTGAACTCTCCGCctactaatagcaacctcGAACCTTGTTGTCCCATCTGTCTCTACTTTTTCGTTCCGAGTTGCAAATCATTCACTCAATCAATGTCGTTTGACCCAGGGACGAAAGTCGAGTCAGAAGCGCCCCCCGACTTCTCTCTCCAAACATCGTTCGGAGATGACCTCAAATACTTTCCGTACCAGCTACGCGGAGAATGCGAAGATCTTGAAGCTTACGAGCCCGGTGGGTTTCATCCAGTCCATCTCGGCGACACCTTCGACGGACGATACAAGGTTGTCCACAAActcggcttcggcgggtTTTCGACTGTATGGCTTGCACGCGACTCCGCTAGTGACAAATGGGCCGCGCTCAAAATTGTTGTCGCCAACGAGTCGTCCACATATGAAACTCGTTCTGTAGTTTCCGATCACTCAGTCGTTCTCGAGTCTGAATTCTTCGATGTCGCGACCCGAAAATTCTGGATAGATGGCCCCAATGGACACCATCTTTGTCTCGTGTACCCTGTACTGGGTCCTGATCTCTCCAGGCTCTCCAAGGGTATTTATACTAGGTTCAAGCCGGAATTAGCCAAGGCCTTGATGCTTCAGGCAGCGCAGGCTCTCTCCGTTCTGCATGCTGAAGGACTTTGTCACGGCGGTGCGCTTGTCTCCCATCTCTCACTGAACCTTGAGCAAGACTTGCTAACTCGACGAACCATAGATTTCACTGCAAGCAACATTGCCTTACGCCTCAAAGATGATTTTCACTCATTCAATGAGGAAAAGTTTCTTCAGGTTTTCGGACGGCCACGGACTGACCCTGTACGACCTTACTCGGAAGAATCCCCTGAGCCTCATGCACCAAGATACATCGTCGAAGCTCTGGACTTCTTgtcatcttcatcaaacTTGCTCAGTGAGAAGATTTGCATCATTGACTTTGACCAATCATTTACGGCCACCTCTGCTCCTACGAAACTTGGAACCCCAGCGAAGTACCTGGCGCCTGAGGTCGCGGTCGGAGAGCATGCTAGCCCGGCCTCCGATGTCTGGGCCCTGGGCTGCGCGATCTTCCGCGTTCGTTCCGGAGAGGATCTGTTCTTCGACTACGACACGAATTGCCCAGCGGATGTGCTCCGGCAAATTGTGAAAACTGTAGGGCATTTGCCCGACCAATGGAAGGAAACACGattcgacgaggacggcaatcCGACCAAAGATCAAGGCGAGCCGTTCTGGGCGCTGGAGGAGACGCGACCCCTCGAAGACAGAGTCCACGAAATTCTTGATGAGCCTCAGGGTCTGTTCATAGATCAAAATGGCGCACCGCAAGATCCAGCTGTTGCCGACCCTGCCCCGCCGCAGTTCGAAAGCGACGGTCCTCCGAGAGTGCCGTATACAGAAGCGTACTCTGGAATGTTGTGGAAGCCCACAGCAGTTTGCGTCGACGGGGGTTACTTCGTGGCTTACTCGGACGAGTCTGACGAGATGCTCAAGGCGTTTCCCAAGATGGCTGAAAGCGAAGCCACGCAGCTGGTTGATCTGCTATCAAAGATCTTCGAGTACGATCCAGCGAAACGCGTTGCGGCCAAGGAGTTGATCGGGCACCCGTGGTTTGGACATTCTcaaaggaagaggaaacggGTAGACTGAGGGCATTAATGCATCAACTAGAATCCACTCAAGGGGCAATTCCAGATAAAAACTCTTACATGATACATTCCTTGATTCCTTCAGCTTAAGAGGTTAATACAGTGGTAACGTATTCTCGAAGCCCTTGCATTCCAGGTAAACCCCTGTTGCGTCTTGGATTGTGGATTGTAAGCAGCTCGGCTTCTCACAAGCCGATCCAATGTTCTTGGTGTCGTCAACTTCTATGCGACTGTTCGGATTATCGGTCACTTGCCTCGGTTTGAGGACGTAGCAAAAGTTGCCGGTCTGTCAAGGCCCACCCACTTGTTAGTCGTCTCCAAATGATGCCAAGTTCAACAAAAAGATTGAGACGTGTTGTCACGGAAACGACTTCCATGTTTACGTTTCCTACTTAATGCTGAGCTCACTTTCACGATTTTCATTAACTAGGAACCAACAGCCACCGTAACAACTCACAACATATCCGCACATGAGGTCATGAGGGGGGATCTATGGTGTGCTGCTTGTGGGACATGGCGCCGGTGGGCTTATTGCGGCGTTCCACGCCTCGGCACACAATGGAAGTCCATCGGTGCAAAGATGATTGATGGAGTCCCTGGCTCGCCAAGAACCTTTCTATCGTGGTATAGAGAGAGGAGTTTTCCCCACGATGCTTCGGCCTCGGGTTTCCCCGCGATCACCCGCCCGTTCTGTTTATTCTGTTGGTTGTATGGTT
This window contains:
- a CDS encoding Putative protein kinase, whose amino-acid sequence is MSFDPGTKVESEAPPDFSLQTSFGDDLKYFPYQLRGECEDLEAYEPGGFHPVHLGDTFDGRYKVVHKLGFGGFSTVWLARDSASDKWAALKIVVANESSTYETRSVVSDHSVVLESEFFDVATRKFWIDGPNGHHLCLVYPVLGPDLSRLSKGIYTRFKPELAKALMLQAAQALSVLHAEGLCHGDFTASNIALRLKDDFHSFNEEKFLQVFGRPRTDPVRPYSEESPEPHAPRYIVEALDFLSSSSNLLSEKICIIDFDQSFTATSAPTKLGTPAKYLAPEVAVGEHASPASDVWALGCAIFRVRSGEDLFFDYDTNCPADVLRQIVKTVGHLPDQWKETRFDEDGNPTKDQGEPFWALEETRPLEDRVHEILDEPQGLFIDQNGAPQDPAVADPAPPQFESDGPPRVPYTEAYSGMLWKPTAVCVDGGYFVAYSDESDEMLKAFPKMAESEATQLVDLLSKIFEYDPAKRVAAKELIGHPWFGHSQRKRKRVD